A region of Patescibacteria group bacterium DNA encodes the following proteins:
- the rbfA gene encoding 30S ribosome-binding factor RbfA — MFSRIDRLNELLKREIGSIILREEGFDRNVLVTITKVDISSDLSNAKVFVSVMPADRRREMINYLRADIYNIQKILDRKLRIRKVPKIIFCEEKQVEEAGRIEELLSVIHKNSEQ, encoded by the coding sequence ATGTTTTCAAGGATAGACCGACTTAACGAGCTTTTAAAAAGGGAAATAGGAAGCATTATTTTAAGAGAAGAAGGGTTTGATAGAAATGTTTTGGTCACGATAACTAAAGTGGATATTTCAAGTGATTTGAGCAACGCAAAAGTGTTTGTGAGTGTGATGCCTGCGGACAGGAGAAGGGAAATGATAAATTATCTTAGGGCTGATATTTATAACATACAGAAAATTCTGGACAGGAAATTGCGCATAAGAAAAGTTCCTAAAATAATTTTTTGTGAGGAAAAACAGGTTGAAGAAGCGGGAAGAATTGAGGAATTGTTGTCAGTGATTCATAAAAATAGCGAACAATAA
- a CDS encoding 3D domain-containing protein: protein MKTKIQGYIEFFIIWGVVGGVIFSLSGALAAYQDNSLPDDYFESGGALAFVQGNSAVSNIEHFLAVPRATNSKTIKVVVTAYSSCPMETDDDPYITASGSWVRDGIVATNFLPFGTEIRIPEIYGDKVFVVEDRMHSRKTQQVDIWFPSKQEALEFGARYSYIEVVEI, encoded by the coding sequence ATGAAAACTAAAATTCAAGGATACATTGAATTTTTTATTATCTGGGGCGTTGTTGGCGGAGTAATTTTTTCTTTGTCAGGCGCTTTAGCTGCTTACCAGGACAATTCTTTGCCTGATGATTATTTTGAATCAGGAGGCGCTTTGGCATTTGTTCAAGGAAATAGCGCTGTTTCCAATATAGAGCATTTTTTAGCAGTGCCGAGAGCAACAAATTCAAAGACGATTAAGGTTGTTGTCACTGCTTATTCTTCTTGCCCAATGGAAACAGATGACGACCCATATATCACTGCTTCTGGCTCATGGGTTCGTGACGGCATAGTGGCTACAAATTTTCTTCCCTTTGGTACAGAAATAAGGATTCCAGAGATATATGGAGACAAGGTTTTCGTTGTTGAAGACAGAATGCATTCCAGAAAGACGCAACAAGTGGATATTTGGTTTCCATCTAAGCAAGAAGCCCTTGAATTCGGAGCGCGTTATAGCTATATAGAGGTTGTGGAGATTTAA
- the rplS gene encoding 50S ribosomal protein L19, with protein sequence MEKLMTIENEEVTNHEQETKSIPDIRPGDTIRVYQIMPDSSSSKHGEKKEKIQIFEGVVLAKRRNKEIGATITVRKVIDRIGVERIFPIFSPTIKKIEVIRKSKVRRAKLFYLRRASGRKARLKAKEFMPEISVEETPMPTESEEIPNNTAPEIMPEATMPIGGDNSNIENPIENTNQQESIIEENRAQELKNENKQ encoded by the coding sequence ATTGAAAAACTTATGACAATAGAAAACGAAGAAGTAACAAATCACGAACAAGAGACAAAATCAATTCCAGATATCAGACCAGGAGATACGATTAGGGTTTATCAAATCATGCCTGATTCCAGCTCCTCAAAACATGGAGAGAAAAAAGAAAAAATACAGATATTTGAGGGTGTTGTATTGGCGAAAAGAAGAAACAAAGAAATCGGCGCCACCATCACCGTAAGAAAGGTGATAGACAGAATTGGAGTAGAAAGGATTTTCCCTATCTTTTCCCCTACTATTAAAAAAATAGAGGTAATAAGAAAGAGCAAGGTGAGAAGGGCTAAGCTTTTTTATCTTCGCCGGGCAAGCGGTAGAAAGGCGCGACTTAAAGCCAAAGAGTTTATGCCAGAAATTTCTGTTGAAGAAACACCTATGCCTACAGAAAGCGAAGAAATTCCGAATAACACAGCGCCAGAAATTATGCCAGAAGCGACTATGCCAATAGGGGGTGATAATAGTAACATCGAAAATCCAATTGAAAACACTAATCAGCAAGAGTCGATTATTGAAGAAAATCGCGCACAAGAGCTGAAAAACGAAAATAAGCAATGA
- a CDS encoding RluA family pseudouridine synthase yields MKIIYEDENIIVLDKPAGIAVFSDNDSGLMAEIVESNPELKNVGEPPRYGLIHRLDKDTSGLLLVAKNNQALSFFQKQFRTRDVRKKYIALVWGKIQEKEGIIKTLINRDKDGKKQRAYPWLGPLAKKTGSRLAETQWKMIEEYDKYTLIEAIPKTGRKHQIRVHFSYIGHPIIGDKLYSFKNQIVPKVLTRQFLHASGLTIKLMDGEEKTFSSPLPDDLKQLLKNL; encoded by the coding sequence ATGAAAATTATTTATGAAGATGAAAACATTATAGTTTTGGACAAACCAGCAGGAATTGCTGTTTTTTCAGACAATGATTCCGGACTGATGGCTGAGATAGTTGAATCTAATCCTGAACTTAAAAATGTCGGCGAACCACCAAGATATGGATTGATTCATCGCTTGGACAAAGACACTTCTGGGCTGTTGTTGGTAGCAAAAAACAATCAGGCCTTGTCTTTTTTCCAAAAACAGTTTAGAACAAGAGATGTACGAAAAAAATATATTGCGCTGGTTTGGGGTAAAATCCAAGAAAAGGAAGGAATTATCAAAACCCTGATTAATAGAGATAAAGACGGAAAAAAACAAAGGGCATACCCTTGGCTCGGTCCTTTAGCCAAAAAAACAGGGTCTCGATTGGCTGAAACGCAATGGAAAATGATAGAAGAATATGATAAATATACCTTGATAGAGGCGATTCCAAAGACCGGCAGAAAACACCAAATACGAGTTCATTTTTCTTATATAGGACATCCTATAATAGGAGACAAGCTGTATTCTTTCAAGAATCAGATAGTGCCAAAAGTATTAACAAGGCAATTCCTTCATGCCAGCGGACTAACAATTAAATTAATGGATGGTGAGGAAAAAACATTTTCTTCTCCATTGCCAGATGACTTAAAACAATTATTGAAAAACTTATGA
- the ftsH gene encoding ATP-dependent zinc metalloprotease FtsH, whose translation MKKATQNLAKNFFVIVLIFLGISVVFAILSPTPDVEKEISISQLSQEIAQEKVKEIVVVGNDILVTYNDNSQGQSRKETELALSESLANYGVEKEKLEKVNMVVQEPKAGWGQIGSIMLFAVPLLIFGLFFWSFAKQAKMGAMQTFNFSKARARVFGAEGHPKQKINFEDVAGLKEAKEELKEIVEFLKTPKKFLDMGAKIPRGVLLLGPPGCGKTLLARATAGESNVPFFSVAGSEFIELFVGVGSGRVRSLFQEAKKHNKAIIFIDELDAIGRTRGMGMGGGHDEREQTLNQILVEMDGFERDSKTIIIAATNRPDILDPALLRPGRFDRQVILNLPSIEDREAILKIHTRGKPLAKNTHLREIAERTPGFSGADLENLLNEAAILAARRNKHQIDQAELTESIEKVLLGPERKSHVLSPREKKISAYHEAGHAIVASFTDKGEPVRKVSIVSRGMAAGYTIKSPIEEKSIKAKSDFLADIATLLGGYFTEKMKFKEVSTGASNDLKIASELARRLVKDYGMSEKLGPIVFGERNELQFLGKDFGEERNYSEKIAEQIDEEVSKIIKEASALAIKVLKAKKNLLEKLSKELMEKETLEREEIEKILKISRKKKGT comes from the coding sequence ATGAAAAAAGCAACGCAAAACTTAGCGAAGAACTTTTTTGTTATTGTACTGATTTTTTTAGGCATATCAGTGGTTTTTGCCATTCTTTCTCCAACCCCTGATGTTGAAAAAGAAATTTCCATAAGCCAACTTAGCCAAGAAATAGCTCAAGAAAAAGTTAAAGAAATTGTGGTTGTTGGAAATGATATTCTCGTCACATATAACGACAACAGTCAGGGGCAAAGCAGAAAAGAAACTGAATTAGCTCTTTCAGAATCTCTGGCTAATTACGGTGTTGAAAAAGAAAAATTGGAAAAGGTCAATATGGTTGTTCAGGAGCCCAAGGCGGGCTGGGGACAAATTGGCTCAATAATGTTATTCGCCGTTCCTTTATTAATCTTCGGCTTATTCTTTTGGTCGTTTGCGAAACAGGCAAAAATGGGAGCAATGCAAACATTTAATTTTTCCAAGGCAAGAGCTCGTGTTTTTGGCGCAGAGGGTCATCCAAAACAAAAGATAAACTTTGAGGATGTGGCTGGACTAAAAGAAGCAAAAGAAGAATTGAAAGAAATTGTTGAATTTTTAAAGACCCCTAAAAAATTCCTGGATATGGGTGCAAAAATTCCAAGAGGCGTTTTGCTATTAGGCCCACCGGGATGCGGCAAAACACTATTGGCAAGAGCAACCGCAGGCGAGAGCAATGTTCCGTTTTTTTCTGTGGCTGGTTCCGAGTTTATAGAATTATTCGTTGGCGTAGGAAGCGGAAGAGTAAGGTCATTATTTCAGGAAGCGAAAAAACACAATAAAGCGATTATCTTTATTGATGAATTAGACGCTATTGGCAGGACAAGAGGAATGGGAATGGGTGGTGGGCATGATGAGAGAGAACAAACATTGAATCAGATACTTGTTGAAATGGATGGATTTGAAAGGGACTCAAAAACCATTATAATCGCTGCAACCAATCGCCCGGACATTTTGGACCCTGCACTTTTAAGACCAGGCAGATTTGACAGACAGGTTATCTTAAATCTACCCAGCATAGAAGACAGAGAGGCAATCCTTAAAATCCACACCAGAGGCAAACCATTGGCGAAAAACACCCATTTAAGAGAAATAGCGGAAAGGACTCCTGGTTTTTCCGGGGCTGATTTGGAAAATCTTTTAAACGAAGCAGCAATCTTGGCTGCTAGGAGGAACAAGCACCAAATAGACCAAGCAGAACTGACAGAATCAATTGAAAAAGTTCTTTTAGGGCCTGAAAGGAAGAGCCATGTCTTGTCGCCAAGGGAAAAGAAAATTTCTGCCTATCATGAAGCAGGCCACGCAATAGTCGCATCATTTACCGACAAAGGAGAACCGGTAAGAAAGGTTTCTATTGTTTCAAGAGGAATGGCGGCAGGATATACTATTAAATCGCCGATAGAGGAAAAAAGCATTAAGGCAAAATCTGATTTCTTGGCAGACATAGCTACATTGCTCGGAGGATACTTCACAGAGAAGATGAAATTCAAGGAGGTGAGCACAGGCGCAAGCAATGACCTGAAAATCGCCTCTGAATTGGCGCGGAGATTAGTGAAGGACTATGGCATGTCAGAGAAACTCGGACCCATTGTTTTCGGAGAAAGAAACGAACTTCAGTTTTTGGGAAAGGACTTCGGCGAAGAAAGAAATTACTCTGAAAAAATAGCTGAACAAATAGACGAAGAAGTATCAAAAATAATCAAAGAAGCAAGCGCTTTAGCAATAAAAGTCCTAAAAGCAAAAAAGAACCTTTTGGAAAAATTATCTAAGGAATTGATGGAAAAAGAAACTCTGGAAAGAGAAGAAATTGAAAAAATCCTCAAAATCAGCAGGAAGAAGAAGGGCACGTAG